The segment CATAAACAGTCGTCCTGATTTTTGTTTCATCATTTGTACAAACACAGGACGGGCAACATGATAAACTGTTTCAAAATTTAGTTTGTATTGTTTTAGAATATCTGCTGATGCCGTCTCAGCAATAGAACCCATCGCAAATCCACCCACTGTTAATACAGCTGCATCAATTGCTGCATGCTTCTCAATAACTGATGATACAAAAGCCGAGGCCGCACCTTCATCTAAAAGATCAACGGTGACAGCTTCGTATTGATGAGCAGGAAAATCTAATTGCACAGGATCGTTTGGAATAACAGTGCCCACCACATAATAACCTTCTTCAATGAATTTTTTTACAACGGCCTGACCAAGATTTCCTGTAGCCCCGGTAACAATTGCTGTTTTCATGTGTTTATTTTTTAGTTCACCGCCTGCGGCGGTTGACAATTTTGTCACATAGAATGCCCAAGATCATTTTTGGTTGCCGTGCTTTGCTGATGGGCATTTCATGATTGATCGTTTTAATAATAAATGAGCCGGGCAATATTACCCGGCACAATTTATACCATTTGTTTACTCCCAACTCAACTTGCCACCGGTGTTTACCCGCAATTTGTAGATACTACTGTGTGCTGTCATATACAATGTTTTTCCGTCATCACCCCAGGCCATGTTAGCAGGCCGTTCTGGAGTAACTACCTTGCCCAGAATTTTTGCTTCAGATGACAGTACCCATAATCCCCCCGGTGCTGATACAAAAAGATTTCCTTCTTTATCGATCTTTAATCCATCCAGCGCCTCTTCATCTTCTGTAAAATTGAAATCGAAGAATACTTTCCCATTCTTTAATGTACCATCAGGTTGTACTTCATATCGCCAAATAGTTTTTGTATTATGAATGTCACGGATATCCCAGTTGGTTGCATAGAAATATTTTTCATCAGGTGAGAAGGCAAGACCATTCGGTCCCCCAAGGTCTTTCGATACCAGTTGCACTTTCCCATTCCTGATCATATAAATTCCTTGCCACTCTGTTTCTTTGCGCTTATCCGTATAAAATGATGGTAACCCATAAGGTGGATCAGTAAAATAAACAGTGCCATCACTTTTCAACACAACATCATTCGGGCTGTTAAAACGCTTTTCTCCAATCTTATCTGCAAGAATAGTAACAGGACCTTTTTTCTCATGACGAACAATACGACGGTGACCATGTTGTGCAACAATCAATCGCCCTTCTTTATCGATTGCCAAACCATTGCTGCCAGGCTGACCATATTCCCCAATATCAGAACCACTATAACCACTATGACTCATGTACACCGTTACATTATGCGTTGAAGGATCGTAACGGTAAATTGTATTGGTGTTAGGATCACTGAATAACAAAAAACCATCGGGATGCCATACCGGCCCTTCAGTGAATGAAAAGCCATCTGCTACTTTTTCAACTTTTGTTCCTTCTGCAATGATCTTGTTCAGATGGGGATTGATGGTATAAATTTTCCCGATGTCAGCCCACTCTTTTTTAACAGGCAATCCATTTTTATAAAAATCCACAACTGCATTACGCACCCAGATATAATTGTCAGGAAGTTTCCCTATTGCTCCATTAATACCAAGAATGTAGATCACAAACTTGTCTCCTTCTGTAGCATGATTGGTTAACACTACACGGTTACGTGTGTTGTAACCTGCTATCACTCCATTACCTGATTGACCAAAACTTTGCTGTTGTTTCCCGTTCACCCATATTTCACTGTAATCATCAACTGTAATTTCGAAAACCGCTGTCATGTCTTTCGTTGATGTTGTGCCGATACTTGTGGGAATTGTTAGTTCAACTTTATACCAAACAAAAGAGAATAAACCTGTACCTCTTCTGCTTTCTAATTCACTTGCGGCAATAGATTTAAATCCATTTTCAAAATCAACTGCACCTATTTGTGGATGTAGTTGATTTGTTTGAATTACGGCACCGGTTGGGTATAATTTCAAGTGATCGCCATTTATACCGGGCCCAGGTTGTTTAAAGGCAGTGCCGACAATATGCGCCGGTTGCTCAAACCATTTTGCATTGAGCAAAGCAGCGCCGTCAGTTGTTTTAAGGTCAGCAACGGCAAAAGGTTTATCAACAGCAAGCTGTCTTGTTTCCTGTGAAAACACAGCAATGCCAATAAGTAGTAATAAAAACAGGATGACTTGTATTTTGATGATTTGATAGATCTTGCTCATGATACAATTCTTATTTGCTAAGCTTAATTTTTGCACCTGCGTTGGCAATATCTTCATCCTGCTGAGCACTTGCACTTCCGCTCACGCCAATAGCACCTATCACCTGCCCTTCAAAAAGAATGGGAATACCACCTTGCAGAAATGTATGCCCAACAGTGATCAATGCTCCTCTTCCTCCATTGATTGAATTTTCAAGTCTTGAAGAAGGCGCTTTGAATAATGCAGAAGTATTTGCTTTTTTTGTTGCCACTTCGCTTGCAGCTGCAAAGGTTCCATCCAGCCGTTCGAGATACACGAGATTGCCGCCATTATCAACGATGGCTATTGCACCGCCCGGCGCATTAACCGATTTCGCAAACTTCACCGCTTCTGAAACGATCAGCTTTGCTGATTCTAATGAAATATTGTGTTGTGTTACTTGTGTATTGGCAAGTGTTATTGTAAATACGGCTAACACGAGTAAAATGATCTTTTGCATATTGATTTTTTTGATGATATGGTTAAACAGGTTTATCGAATTTTACTTTCTTTCCTGCGTTTTGTTCTTTAATTGGCGGCCATTTTACATCAGCCTCTGCCTTGAA is part of the Lacibacter sediminis genome and harbors:
- a CDS encoding SDR family NAD(P)-dependent oxidoreductase, producing the protein MKTAIVTGATGNLGQAVVKKFIEEGYYVVGTVIPNDPVQLDFPAHQYEAVTVDLLDEGAASAFVSSVIEKHAAIDAAVLTVGGFAMGSIAETASADILKQYKLNFETVYHVARPVFVQMMKQKSGRLFMIGSKPGLSAANSKGMTAYGLAKSLVIRLAEIMNVEAKGTNVVASLVVPGTIDTPQNRKSMPDADVSKWVKPEDIANVIYYHSSDEGAILRETVIKVYGNG
- a CDS encoding SMP-30/gluconolactonase/LRE family protein, yielding MSKIYQIIKIQVILFLLLLIGIAVFSQETRQLAVDKPFAVADLKTTDGAALLNAKWFEQPAHIVGTAFKQPGPGINGDHLKLYPTGAVIQTNQLHPQIGAVDFENGFKSIAASELESRRGTGLFSFVWYKVELTIPTSIGTTSTKDMTAVFEITVDDYSEIWVNGKQQQSFGQSGNGVIAGYNTRNRVVLTNHATEGDKFVIYILGINGAIGKLPDNYIWVRNAVVDFYKNGLPVKKEWADIGKIYTINPHLNKIIAEGTKVEKVADGFSFTEGPVWHPDGFLLFSDPNTNTIYRYDPSTHNVTVYMSHSGYSGSDIGEYGQPGSNGLAIDKEGRLIVAQHGHRRIVRHEKKGPVTILADKIGEKRFNSPNDVVLKSDGTVYFTDPPYGLPSFYTDKRKETEWQGIYMIRNGKVQLVSKDLGGPNGLAFSPDEKYFYATNWDIRDIHNTKTIWRYEVQPDGTLKNGKVFFDFNFTEDEEALDGLKIDKEGNLFVSAPGGLWVLSSEAKILGKVVTPERPANMAWGDDGKTLYMTAHSSIYKLRVNTGGKLSWE
- a CDS encoding GlcG/HbpS family heme-binding protein; amino-acid sequence: MQKIILLVLAVFTITLANTQVTQHNISLESAKLIVSEAVKFAKSVNAPGGAIAIVDNGGNLVYLERLDGTFAAASEVATKKANTSALFKAPSSRLENSINGGRGALITVGHTFLQGGIPILFEGQVIGAIGVSGSASAQQDEDIANAGAKIKLSK